GTGAACGGACGCAAGGTCGACATCCCCTCGGCGCTGCTGAAGATCGGCGACGTCGTGACCGTCCGCGAGCGTAGCCACAAGGTCGTGCGCATCCAGGAAGCGCTCGAGCTCTCGCAGCGCCGTGGTGTGCCTGAATGGCTCGAGGTCGATCGTCCGAACTTCACCGGTCGTATCCGTGCGCTGCCTGCCCGCAGCGACTTGACCATGCCGATCAACGAGAAGTTGGTCGTCGAGCTCTACTCCAAGTAAGCGCGCATGGAGGTTCCAATGAACAGAAACTGGCGTGACATGATCAAGCCGAAGCGGCTCGAGGCCGACGAGAAGAGCCTCACCGCCACCTACGGCAAGTTCGTCGGCGAGCCCTTCGAGCGCGGCTACGGCACTACCATCGGCAACTCGCTGCGCCGCATCCTCCTGTCGTCGCTCTACGGCGCGGCGATCACGGCGGTGCGCATCCGCGGCATCCTCCATGAGTTCTCGACGCTGCCGGGCGTCACGGAGGACGTGACGGACATCGTCCTGAACCTGAAGGAAGTCCGGGTGAAGTTGCTCGACGTGCCCGTCGACACGATCCGGCTCTCGGTCAAGGGTGAGAAGAAGGTGACGGCGGCCGACATCGTGACCGGTCCGCGCGTCGAGATCCTGAATCCCGACCAGCACATCGCCACGCTCTCGAAGGAAGGAAACTTCGAGATGGAGATGGTGGTGAAGCGCGGGCGGGGCTACGTCTCCGCCGAGCACAACAAGGAGGAGGGCGATCCCGTCGGCACGATTCCGCTCGACGCGATCTTCTCGCCGGTGCTGAAGGTCAACTTCAACGTGACGAACGCGCGCGTCGGGCAGCGCACCGACTACGACCGGCTGGTCATGGAGATCTGGACCGACGGCAGCGTGAAGCCCGAGGACGCGCTCGCCTACGCCGCCCGCATCTTGCAGGACCAGCTCGCGATCTTCATCAATTTCGAGGAAGAGACCGAGATCGTCGAGCCGCTCGAAGAGGCAAGCGAGGGCAAGGTCAACGACAACCTCTTCCGTCCGGTCGACGAGCTCGAGCTGTCCGTCCGCTCGGCGAACTGTCTGCAGAACGCCGACATCAAGTTCATCGGCGAGCTCGTGCAGCGCTCCGAGCAGGAGATGCTCAAGACCAAGAATTTCGGGCGGAAGAGCCTGAACGAGATCCGCGAGATCCTGCACGAGATGGGGCTCGGCTTCGGCATGCGGCTCGAGAGCTTCCCGAACCGCGAAGAGCTCGAGCGCCGCCGATTGCAGAAGGAGAAGGAGAGCGCCTGATGCGTCACCTGAACGCCGGACGCAAGCTCAACAGGTCGGCGTCGCACCGCCGCGCGTTGTTCCGCAATTTGGTGACGGCGCTGCTCGAGCGCGAGCGGATCAAGACCACCGATGCCAAGGCCAAGGAGACGCGCCGTCTCGCCGAGCGCATGATCACCCTCGGCAAGGAGGGCACGCTCGCGGCGCGGCGTCGCGCGCTCACCTTCGTGCAGAGCCGCGCGGTCGTGAAGAAGCTTTTCGACGACATCGCGCCGCGCTTCAAGGAGCGAAACGGTGGCTACACCCGCATCATCAAGGTGGGGATCCGCCACGGCGATGCGGCGCCGGTTTCCGTGCTCGAGCTCGTGGCGCGCGCCGCGGATCTCGAGGCGGCGAGCGAGGGCGACAAGAAGAAGCGGCGGGGAGCGCCGCGCGGACAGAAGGCGCGAGCCAAGAGCGGGAAGGGCGACGCTCCGGCGAAGGCGTCCCGCAAGCGCGCCGCTGCCGGCTGAGGACGTCGCGACGTCCCGATGCGAGCGCCGCGCGATTCCTTCGTGCGGCGCTCTCTTTTTTGCCCGCCTGGCGGCCCCCGCGATTCTTGACTGCTCCCGGGAAAGCGCGTATCTCATCTGAAGATCACGGTTTTTTCCCGATGCAGACCATCTTTCATCGAGCGATCCGAGGCGCGTGCCGGTGGCGCAGGCGCGGCGCGACCTCCGCCCTCGGGGGGGCATGAAGAAGCCTCTCGAAGACGTGCTGCGCGATGCCTGTGAACGGGCCATCAAGGGGGGAGAGCTGGTTGCGACAACTCTCCCCCCTTTGTTTCTGAGCGTCCCGAAAGAGGCGGAGCACGGCGATCTCGCCACCAACGTGGCGATGGTGCTCGCGCGCGGCGAGAAGAAGCCGCCGCGTGCGGTGGCGGAGACCATCGTTCGCCACATCCACGATCCGGCGAAGATCCTCGCCGAGATCACGATCGCCGGACCGGGGTTCATCAACTTCCGTTTCGCGCCGTCCTACTGGTGGCGCTGTCTCGTCGACTGCGAGCGCGCGGCCGAGACGTACGGTCATTCGCGTGTCGGCGAGGGCGCGCGGCTGCAGATCGAGTTCGTGAGCGCCAATCCGACCGGTCCCCTGCATGTCGGGCACGCGCGCGGCGCCGTCACCGGCGACGCGATCGCGCGGCTGCTCGCCGCGACCGGCCATGTCGTCGAGCGCGAGTACTACGTGAACGACGCCGGCAACCAGATGGAGATGCTCGGCGCTTCGACGTATGCCCGCTACATGGAGCTCTGCGGCCGTCCGGTGCCATTTCCCGAGGAGGGATATCACGGGGACTACGTTCGCGACGTTGCCGCCGCCATCCGGGCGGCCGAGGGCGATGGCTGGGTCGATGCCGACGGGGACGCGGCGCGCGCCCATATGCGCGACCGTGCCGGCGGTATGCTGCTCGACGCCATCCGCGACGACCTGGCAACGCTCGCGATCGGCTTCGACGCATACGTGAGCGAGCGCAGGCTCCGCGACGACGGCGCGGTCGACGCTGCGATCGCCGCGCTCGACGAGCGTGGGGCCGTGTACGACGCCGACGGCGCACGCTGGTTCCGCTCGACCGAGTTCGGCGATGACAAGGATCGTCCGCTCGTGAAGTCGGGGGGCGAGTTCACCTACTTCGGCGCCGACGTCGCGTACCATAGGCACAAGCTCGCGCGCGGCTTCGACCGGGTCATCGACGTGTGGGGCGCCGATCACCACGGCCACATCCTGCGCATGAAGGCCGCGCTCACGGCGCTCGGACTGGATGCGGCGCGGCTCGAGGTGGTGCTCGTACAGGTCGTGAGCCTGACGCGTGCCGGTATGCCGGTGCGGATGGGGAAGCGTTCCGGGTCGTTCGTGACGCTGCGTGAGGTGGTCGAGGAGGTCGGCGCGGATGCGACGCGCTTCTTCCTGCTCATGCGCAAGTCGGATGCGCAGCTCGAGTTCGACCTCGATCTGGCCAAGCAGCGCACGGCCGAGAATCCCGTCTTCTACGTCCAGTACGGCCACGCGCGGATCGCGAGCATTTTCAAGCAGGCGGTGGCGGCGGGCTACGACGGAAGCGCCGTCGGCGCCGCGGATCCGAGCCGGCTCGTCGAGGCGGAGGAGCTCGGGTTGATCCGCATGCTGGCGCAGTTTCCCGAGGCGGTCGGGCAGGCGGCTCTCGAACGCGAGCCGCATCGGGTCGTGTTCTATCTCATGCAGCTCGCCGGCGACTTCCATCGCTACTACAATCGCACCCGCATTCTCGGAGAAGACCGTGAGCTGGCGCGAGCGCGCCTGCTCCTCGCTGTCAACGTGCAGAAGGTGATCCGCGTCGGACTGCGGCTGTTGGGCATCAGCGCGCCCGACGCAATGTGACGGGGAGGGGGACCGCATGGCCGGGAAAGGGACACGTCATCGCTTCGAGCTGAGTCGCCTCGAGATCGTGGGAGTCCTGGCGAGCGCCACGGCGGCGCTCTTCGTCGTGTTCCTGCTCGGCATGTACGCGGGAAGGGGCCTCGTCGAGCGCGCGGGCGAGAGCGGGCAGCAGATCGTGCGCAGGGCCGTCGCGCCGGCGGTCGAGCAGACCCCGGGTGCGGACGACGACCTCACGTTCTACGGCATCCTCGATCAGCCCGAGGGCGGGCGGGGCGAAGGACGCGACGCGCATGCCGGCTCCGAGCGCGCGGCCGCTACGGCGCCTTCCGCGGCGGCGCCGGCGAAAGCGCGCGAGGACGTCCAGGTCGCGAAGGAACCCGAGCCGACGCCGACGCCGTACCAGGCCGGGGTGGCGGCGGCGCCGAGGCGGGAGCCGGTGCAAGCCATGCCTTCCGCGACGCCCGTGCTGAAGGTCGAGCAGCGGCCGACGCCGCCCGCGACGGCCCGCGTCGCGGTCGCGCTCGCACCCGCCGCGGCACCGACGCCGGTCACGCGCACCGGGGCGAAGGGCGATTGGAGCGTTCAGGTGTCGGCGACGCGCGACCCGCGCACCGCCGACGGGGTGCTGCGCCG
The Deltaproteobacteria bacterium DNA segment above includes these coding regions:
- a CDS encoding DNA-directed RNA polymerase subunit alpha; this encodes MNRNWRDMIKPKRLEADEKSLTATYGKFVGEPFERGYGTTIGNSLRRILLSSLYGAAITAVRIRGILHEFSTLPGVTEDVTDIVLNLKEVRVKLLDVPVDTIRLSVKGEKKVTAADIVTGPRVEILNPDQHIATLSKEGNFEMEMVVKRGRGYVSAEHNKEEGDPVGTIPLDAIFSPVLKVNFNVTNARVGQRTDYDRLVMEIWTDGSVKPEDALAYAARILQDQLAIFINFEEETEIVEPLEEASEGKVNDNLFRPVDELELSVRSANCLQNADIKFIGELVQRSEQEMLKTKNFGRKSLNEIREILHEMGLGFGMRLESFPNREELERRRLQKEKESA
- the rplQ gene encoding 50S ribosomal protein L17 — translated: MRHLNAGRKLNRSASHRRALFRNLVTALLERERIKTTDAKAKETRRLAERMITLGKEGTLAARRRALTFVQSRAVVKKLFDDIAPRFKERNGGYTRIIKVGIRHGDAAPVSVLELVARAADLEAASEGDKKKRRGAPRGQKARAKSGKGDAPAKASRKRAAAG
- a CDS encoding arginine--tRNA ligase, translating into MKKPLEDVLRDACERAIKGGELVATTLPPLFLSVPKEAEHGDLATNVAMVLARGEKKPPRAVAETIVRHIHDPAKILAEITIAGPGFINFRFAPSYWWRCLVDCERAAETYGHSRVGEGARLQIEFVSANPTGPLHVGHARGAVTGDAIARLLAATGHVVEREYYVNDAGNQMEMLGASTYARYMELCGRPVPFPEEGYHGDYVRDVAAAIRAAEGDGWVDADGDAARAHMRDRAGGMLLDAIRDDLATLAIGFDAYVSERRLRDDGAVDAAIAALDERGAVYDADGARWFRSTEFGDDKDRPLVKSGGEFTYFGADVAYHRHKLARGFDRVIDVWGADHHGHILRMKAALTALGLDAARLEVVLVQVVSLTRAGMPVRMGKRSGSFVTLREVVEEVGADATRFFLLMRKSDAQLEFDLDLAKQRTAENPVFYVQYGHARIASIFKQAVAAGYDGSAVGAADPSRLVEAEELGLIRMLAQFPEAVGQAALEREPHRVVFYLMQLAGDFHRYYNRTRILGEDRELARARLLLAVNVQKVIRVGLRLLGISAPDAM
- a CDS encoding SPOR domain-containing protein, whose protein sequence is MAGKGTRHRFELSRLEIVGVLASATAALFVVFLLGMYAGRGLVERAGESGQQIVRRAVAPAVEQTPGADDDLTFYGILDQPEGGRGEGRDAHAGSERAAATAPSAAAPAKAREDVQVAKEPEPTPTPYQAGVAAAPRREPVQAMPSATPVLKVEQRPTPPATARVAVALAPAAAPTPVTRTGAKGDWSVQVSATRDPRTADGVLRRLKSKGYDAFVLKVRRRGETFYRVRVGHYASLEEAQQVVTRLRREPGVPEAFVASD